The following coding sequences lie in one Limibacillus sp. genomic window:
- a CDS encoding glycosyltransferase: MPSSKTPDLDIVIVNWNAGALLDRCLKSIAASEGRDQFLSRIILVDNASSDGSTEGLERHGLPLELLRQRENLGYGRAADLGARAAEATFLLFLNPDVRLKGDSLRRSLERLTALEESLARPPAILG, encoded by the coding sequence GTGCCGTCCTCGAAGACCCCCGACCTTGATATCGTGATCGTCAACTGGAACGCGGGGGCGCTCCTGGATCGCTGCCTGAAATCAATCGCTGCGAGCGAAGGCCGTGATCAATTCCTGTCCCGGATCATCCTGGTCGATAACGCCTCAAGCGACGGCTCCACCGAAGGCCTGGAGAGGCATGGACTGCCGCTCGAACTGCTGAGGCAAAGGGAGAATCTGGGCTATGGCCGGGCTGCGGACCTTGGAGCGCGGGCGGCGGAGGCCACCTTCCTTCTGTTCCTGAACCCCGACGTCCGCCTGAAGGGCGATAGCCTGCGCCGCAGTCTTGAGAGGCTCACGGCCCTGGAAGAGTCGCTCGCGCGGCCGCCTGCGATTCTCGGCG
- the rfbC gene encoding dTDP-4-dehydrorhamnose 3,5-epimerase produces MITKTELEGVVIIEPKRFGDQRGFFSETYNKARLLEGGLDFDFVQDNHSLSAEKGVVRGLHFQSPPHAQDKLVRVTRGRVLDVAVDIRKSSPTYGRHVAVELSAENWRQLLVPAGFLHGFCTLEPNCELLYKVTDYYSPECDAGVFWADEDLGIDWGLDPQAAILSDKDKRLPRFADFESPFE; encoded by the coding sequence ATGATCACCAAGACCGAGTTGGAAGGCGTCGTGATAATCGAGCCCAAGCGGTTTGGCGATCAGCGCGGTTTCTTCTCAGAAACCTATAACAAGGCCCGGCTTCTGGAGGGTGGCCTGGACTTCGATTTCGTTCAGGACAACCACTCCCTCTCCGCCGAAAAGGGCGTGGTCCGCGGCCTGCATTTCCAATCGCCGCCACACGCGCAGGACAAGCTCGTCCGGGTCACACGCGGGCGTGTCTTGGACGTTGCCGTGGACATCAGGAAGTCCTCCCCCACCTACGGTCGTCACGTCGCCGTTGAGCTGAGCGCGGAGAATTGGCGGCAGCTGCTGGTCCCGGCAGGGTTCCTGCACGGCTTTTGCACGCTGGAGCCCAATTGCGAGCTGCTCTACAAGGTGACGGATTACTATTCGCCGGAATGCGACGCAGGTGTCTTCTGGGCGGACGAAGACCTCGGAATCGACTGGGGCCTGGACCCGCAGGCGGCCATCCTGTCGGATAAGGACAAGAGGCTGCCGCGCTTCGCGGATTTCGAAAGCCCCTTTGAGTGA
- the rfbB gene encoding dTDP-glucose 4,6-dehydratase encodes MKTIVTGGAGFIGSAVVRRLVAKGEEVVTLDCLTYAGHLPSLGEALDAPNHHFERADIRDAEAVRALFERHQPDAVMHLAAESHVDRSIDSPMDFVSTNVTGTVVMLQAAQEYWAGLEAARKEAFRFLHVSTDEVYGSLGETGVFTEQTPFQPNSPYSASKAASDHFARAWHRTFGLPVVISHCSNNYGPYQMPEKLIPVMILAGLEGRPMPVYGKGANIRDWLRVEDHASALELMVRKGEPGATYNVGADAEVSNIDMVRAICACLDELLPDSPHRPHDQLITYVTDRPGHDLRYAIDSSRVREELGWRPAHGLEEGLKQTVAWYLENRWWWQAIREGGFKDGRQGLGRT; translated from the coding sequence ATGAAGACCATCGTAACGGGGGGTGCGGGCTTCATCGGGTCGGCGGTCGTGCGCCGCTTGGTGGCCAAGGGCGAAGAGGTGGTGACGCTCGACTGCCTGACCTATGCCGGACACCTCCCCTCGCTGGGCGAGGCTCTCGACGCGCCCAACCATCATTTCGAGCGCGCCGACATCCGGGACGCCGAAGCGGTGCGCGCGCTCTTCGAGCGTCATCAGCCCGATGCCGTGATGCATCTGGCGGCGGAATCCCACGTTGACCGGTCGATCGACAGTCCGATGGATTTTGTCTCGACCAACGTCACCGGGACGGTGGTGATGCTGCAGGCGGCCCAGGAGTACTGGGCCGGGCTCGAGGCGGCCCGGAAGGAGGCGTTCCGCTTCCTCCACGTCTCTACGGACGAGGTCTACGGCTCGCTCGGCGAGACGGGCGTCTTCACCGAGCAGACTCCCTTTCAGCCCAACTCCCCCTACTCGGCGTCGAAGGCGGCCTCGGATCACTTCGCGCGCGCCTGGCACCGCACCTTCGGGCTGCCGGTGGTGATCAGCCACTGCTCCAACAACTACGGCCCCTATCAGATGCCGGAGAAGCTGATCCCGGTGATGATCCTGGCGGGTCTGGAGGGACGGCCCATGCCGGTCTACGGCAAGGGCGCCAACATCCGCGACTGGCTCAGGGTAGAAGACCATGCCTCGGCGCTTGAGCTCATGGTGCGCAAGGGTGAGCCCGGAGCGACCTACAACGTCGGCGCCGATGCCGAGGTCTCCAACATCGACATGGTGCGGGCCATCTGCGCCTGCCTCGACGAGCTGCTGCCGGACTCGCCGCATCGTCCGCATGACCAGTTGATCACCTACGTCACCGACCGGCCGGGCCATGACCTGCGCTACGCCATCGATTCGAGCCGCGTGCGCGAAGAGCTGGGCTGGCGCCCGGCGCACGGGCTGGAGGAAGGCTTGAAGCAGACCGTGGCCTGGTACCTGGAGAACCGCTGGTGGTGGCAAGCGATCCGGGAGGGCGGCTTCAAGGACGGCCGCCAAGGTTTGGGCCGGACGTGA
- the rfbD gene encoding dTDP-4-dehydrorhamnose reductase, translating into MTAQKTKLLILGRSGQLARALAAQVGDISAFEAKFLGRPELDVTDSAALERAIAETSPDILINATAYTAVDRAEDEPDLAMAVNADALGVMGRAAAEAGCPVIHVSTDYVFDGAGERPYRPDDPTGPRSVYGASKLAGERALADAQPQHIILRTAWLYSAEGQNFMNTMLRLAETRDSLAVVEDQRGCPTLAEDLAEAILTICGHLASGKPRVWGVFHYSGAGETTWFGFAKAIFEEAAKRGLPHAQVTPTTTAAFGAKAPRPAYSVLDGAGLAQAYGITQKEWRQRLTETLDSRSDASQ; encoded by the coding sequence GTGACGGCGCAAAAGACAAAGCTGCTGATCCTCGGGCGAAGCGGGCAACTCGCTAGAGCGTTGGCCGCCCAGGTTGGGGATATCTCGGCGTTCGAGGCGAAGTTCCTGGGCCGCCCCGAATTGGACGTCACGGACAGCGCGGCCCTGGAGCGCGCGATCGCGGAGACCTCTCCCGACATCCTGATCAACGCCACTGCCTACACCGCCGTCGACCGGGCGGAAGACGAGCCTGACCTCGCGATGGCGGTCAACGCCGACGCCCTGGGCGTCATGGGGCGCGCTGCCGCCGAAGCCGGCTGTCCGGTTATCCACGTCTCCACCGACTATGTCTTCGACGGCGCGGGCGAGCGCCCCTACCGTCCGGATGACCCGACCGGCCCCCGCTCCGTCTACGGCGCTAGCAAGCTGGCAGGCGAGCGCGCGCTGGCGGACGCCCAACCGCAGCACATCATCCTGCGCACCGCCTGGCTCTACTCCGCTGAAGGCCAGAACTTCATGAACACCATGCTGCGGCTGGCGGAGACCCGCGACAGCCTGGCCGTGGTGGAAGACCAGCGCGGCTGCCCGACCCTGGCGGAAGACCTGGCGGAAGCGATCCTCACGATCTGCGGGCATCTAGCCTCCGGCAAGCCGCGCGTTTGGGGCGTTTTCCACTACAGCGGGGCGGGAGAGACCACCTGGTTCGGCTTCGCCAAGGCGATCTTCGAGGAAGCGGCGAAGCGAGGGCTGCCGCACGCCCAGGTCACCCCCACCACGACGGCGGCTTTCGGCGCGAAGGCGCCGCGCCCGGCCTACTCGGTTCTGGACGGTGCTGGTCTTGCGCAAGCTTACGGAATAACGCAGAAGGAATGGCGTCAGCGTCTTACTGAGACGCTGGACAGCCGGTCGGACGCCTCCCAATAG
- the rfbA gene encoding glucose-1-phosphate thymidylyltransferase RfbA — MKGLVLAGGAGTRLHPLTQVTSKQLLPVYDKPMIYYPLSTLMLAGLQDILIITTPQDQAAFQRLLGDGSRFGIALSYAVQPEPRGLAEAYIIGADFVGDDSSTLILGDNIFFGHGLSEMLIQAQDQHDGASVFAYRVGDPERYGVVAFDGDGRATSIEEKPAKPKSHWAVTGLYHYDPDVVEIARSIQPSARGELEITDVNRRYLEAGRLQVQRMGRGYAWLDAGTHDSLLESSSFIQSLEVRQGLKIACLEEIALDQGWLSADQVAEIAASYGKSSYGAYLQAVLEEKA, encoded by the coding sequence TTGAAGGGTTTGGTTTTGGCTGGCGGTGCGGGTACACGGCTCCACCCCTTGACGCAGGTGACCAGCAAGCAGCTGCTGCCGGTCTACGACAAGCCGATGATCTATTACCCGCTTTCCACCCTGATGCTGGCCGGATTGCAGGACATCCTGATCATCACCACGCCGCAGGACCAGGCCGCCTTCCAGCGTTTGCTGGGCGATGGCAGCCGCTTTGGAATCGCGCTCAGCTATGCGGTTCAGCCCGAACCCCGCGGGCTTGCAGAAGCCTATATCATCGGCGCCGATTTCGTAGGTGACGACTCCTCGACGCTCATTCTCGGAGACAACATCTTCTTCGGGCACGGCCTCTCTGAGATGCTGATCCAAGCGCAGGATCAGCATGACGGCGCCAGCGTCTTCGCCTACCGGGTCGGCGATCCGGAGCGCTACGGCGTGGTCGCCTTCGACGGCGACGGCAGAGCCACGTCCATCGAAGAGAAGCCCGCCAAGCCGAAGTCGCATTGGGCCGTCACCGGTCTTTACCACTACGACCCCGACGTCGTGGAGATCGCGCGGTCGATCCAGCCGTCCGCGCGCGGCGAGTTGGAGATCACAGACGTGAACCGCCGCTATCTGGAGGCGGGCCGCCTTCAAGTGCAGCGCATGGGACGGGGCTACGCCTGGCTCGACGCGGGCACGCATGACTCTTTGCTGGAATCCAGCAGCTTCATTCAATCTCTCGAAGTGCGGCAGGGCCTGAAGATCGCCTGCCTTGAGGAAATTGCGCTGGATCAGGGCTGGTTGAGCGCCGATCAGGTGGCTGAAATCGCAGCTTCCTATGGTAAGTCGAGCTATGGCGCCTACCTTCAGGCGGTTCTGGAGGAGAAGGCCTGA
- a CDS encoding glycosyltransferase family 39 protein, producing the protein MSTAAGAGIGDKRLGSKNAALLLIFALALFLPGFFSLPPFDRDEARFVQASKQMVESGDYLDIRFQDEARHKKPIGIYWLQAGALKLSGQDAAAPLWVYRLVSLSGALLAVLGTGLLGARLFGAAAGLAAGLGLAASLLLGVEARLAKTDAMLLATIVAMQAGLAVIYLKHRAPVALPASWLPALVFWLALGAGTLIKGPVAPAVAGLTILCLSLADRDWRWLLRLKPLAGLPLAAAIVLPWFVAITLQSDGGFLQESFGKDIFAKIFEGQESHGALPGYYLALFWAISWPFGPAILLAFLFAWRERRQPVQRFLLAWILPTWLVFELIMTKLPHYLLPVFPALFILFGWSFARLKDRALPVARQAALLRFGQGLFVLVGLLLALGAPFAIGEGGGDWVWWGPLLAGVGLVLWGALSPGRLREDPRRLRAALAGAFLVYFASYQGILPSMQRIWLAPRIAEAFQEAAPCPGSRLVSSGFREPSLVFLAGTETLLSSAGGAAQLLLEDRRCRLALVDESGEAAFRGALGEAAGDLKPLAEIEGFNYSGGDPLRLTLYGIADGE; encoded by the coding sequence GTGAGTACGGCTGCAGGAGCGGGGATCGGCGACAAGCGGTTGGGTTCGAAGAACGCGGCTCTTTTGCTGATTTTTGCTCTCGCGCTCTTCCTTCCCGGGTTCTTTTCGCTGCCGCCCTTCGATCGCGATGAAGCGCGCTTCGTCCAGGCCAGCAAGCAGATGGTCGAAAGCGGCGACTACCTGGACATCCGCTTTCAGGACGAGGCACGGCACAAGAAACCCATCGGCATCTACTGGCTTCAAGCGGGGGCCCTGAAGCTTTCCGGACAGGATGCGGCTGCGCCGCTCTGGGTCTATCGCCTGGTCTCTCTGAGCGGCGCGCTGCTGGCCGTTTTGGGCACGGGTCTCTTGGGCGCGAGGCTGTTCGGCGCGGCTGCTGGTCTCGCCGCCGGTCTCGGTCTCGCCGCCTCGCTCCTGCTGGGGGTGGAGGCGAGGCTGGCGAAGACCGACGCCATGCTGCTCGCCACCATCGTGGCGATGCAGGCGGGATTGGCGGTCATTTACTTGAAGCACCGGGCGCCCGTGGCTCTACCTGCCTCCTGGCTTCCCGCTCTCGTTTTCTGGCTGGCCCTGGGCGCGGGGACGCTGATCAAGGGGCCCGTGGCCCCGGCGGTCGCGGGACTCACGATCCTGTGCCTCAGCTTGGCGGACCGGGACTGGCGCTGGCTGTTGCGGCTGAAGCCTCTGGCCGGGCTGCCGCTCGCCGCCGCCATCGTGCTGCCCTGGTTCGTCGCCATCACGCTCCAGAGTGACGGCGGCTTCCTCCAGGAATCCTTCGGCAAGGACATCTTCGCCAAGATCTTCGAGGGGCAGGAGTCCCATGGGGCGCTGCCGGGCTACTATCTGGCGCTCTTCTGGGCCATCTCCTGGCCCTTTGGGCCGGCCATACTCCTGGCGTTTCTTTTCGCCTGGCGCGAACGCAGGCAACCGGTCCAGCGCTTTCTGCTCGCCTGGATACTGCCGACCTGGCTGGTCTTCGAGCTGATCATGACGAAGCTGCCGCACTACCTTCTGCCGGTCTTCCCGGCGCTCTTCATTCTCTTCGGCTGGAGCTTCGCGCGCTTGAAGGATCGAGCGCTGCCGGTAGCCCGCCAGGCCGCTCTGCTGCGGTTCGGACAGGGGCTGTTCGTGCTCGTCGGCCTGCTTCTGGCGCTGGGCGCGCCCTTTGCGATCGGCGAGGGCGGCGGCGACTGGGTCTGGTGGGGACCCCTGCTGGCGGGCGTCGGCCTGGTGCTGTGGGGCGCGCTCAGCCCTGGCCGCCTGAGAGAGGATCCACGACGTCTCCGCGCGGCGCTGGCCGGCGCCTTCCTGGTCTATTTCGCGAGCTATCAGGGCATCCTGCCGAGCATGCAGCGCATCTGGCTCGCCCCGCGTATCGCAGAGGCGTTTCAGGAGGCGGCGCCCTGCCCGGGTAGCCGGCTGGTTTCGAGCGGATTCCGCGAGCCCAGCCTCGTCTTCCTCGCAGGCACCGAGACGCTGCTCAGCTCCGCGGGCGGCGCCGCCCAACTGCTGTTGGAGGACCGGCGCTGCCGTTTGGCCTTGGTCGATGAGAGTGGCGAAGCGGCCTTTCGCGGCGCGCTGGGAGAGGCCGCGGGCGATCTGAAGCCGCTCGCCGAGATTGAAGGCTTCAACTATTCCGGGGGTGACCCGTTGCGCCTCACCCTGTATGGAATTGCCGATGGAGAGTGA
- a CDS encoding phosphatase PAP2 family protein has protein sequence MESEALGRGEGYPKPWQVTPLIRFGALVSLLLFFVLAPLTGLLFDPMLTELMARIPMKVVVFFDEFTAIGNSRWYLYPSVAAALLSFLTARYLVKKENAKRIWRWFAGACFFIFVNITIPGLLVAAIKWSLGRARPKLLLYDDIYGFDFFVGLEPAYNSFPSGHAQASLCIALAVGCFFKRLRPYLLAFAVTIAVSRIIVLVHFLSDVMASIAISLVLFWAILNFYREKGWLFTPGPDGRWVLKPEGRWIGRRLGRGFSARSRKAEGAAQET, from the coding sequence ATGGAGAGTGAGGCGCTTGGCAGAGGAGAAGGCTATCCGAAGCCGTGGCAGGTCACGCCGCTGATTCGTTTCGGTGCGCTGGTCTCGCTGCTGCTGTTCTTCGTGCTGGCGCCGCTGACGGGCCTGCTCTTCGATCCCATGCTGACCGAGCTGATGGCGCGGATACCCATGAAGGTGGTCGTGTTCTTCGACGAGTTCACCGCCATCGGCAACTCGCGCTGGTATCTCTATCCCTCGGTCGCCGCCGCGCTGCTGTCCTTTTTGACCGCGCGGTACCTGGTAAAGAAGGAGAACGCGAAGCGCATCTGGCGCTGGTTCGCGGGCGCCTGCTTCTTCATCTTCGTGAACATTACCATTCCCGGCCTTCTGGTGGCGGCGATCAAGTGGTCGCTGGGCCGCGCCCGGCCCAAGCTGCTGCTCTACGACGACATCTACGGCTTCGACTTCTTCGTGGGGCTGGAGCCGGCCTACAACTCCTTTCCCTCGGGGCATGCTCAAGCGAGCCTTTGTATCGCTCTCGCGGTGGGTTGCTTCTTCAAGCGCCTGCGCCCCTACCTCTTGGCCTTCGCCGTCACGATCGCGGTCAGCCGGATCATCGTGCTGGTTCATTTCCTGAGTGACGTGATGGCCTCCATCGCCATCTCCCTGGTCCTCTTCTGGGCCATTCTGAACTTCTATCGGGAAAAGGGATGGCTTTTCACGCCGGGTCCGGATGGGCGTTGGGTGCTGAAGCCCGAGGGGCGCTGGATCGGCCGGCGCCTTGGCCGGGGGTTCTCGGCGCGCAGCCGCAAAGCGGAGGGTGCGGCGCAGGAGACGTGA
- a CDS encoding DUF3305 domain-containing protein produces the protein MKQNAESLPVGVVVERRKSDHPWLDHTWRAVAVIPGAADLDPRGPWKELERGEDFVRFHAGTLPIELFRKETEAYRVNLTQEPPRIFVVLRKAHEPEEAEQELYPILATASPYEAQDYLDSGEEIVEGVAMPTALIAFVSQFVGEFHVDEPFYKRKRKRYDPDKVGFGRKGPASNGGGSHH, from the coding sequence ATGAAGCAGAATGCTGAAAGCCTGCCGGTCGGCGTGGTGGTGGAGCGGCGCAAGTCCGACCACCCCTGGCTCGACCACACCTGGCGCGCGGTCGCGGTAATTCCCGGCGCGGCGGACCTCGATCCCCGCGGCCCCTGGAAGGAACTGGAGCGTGGCGAGGATTTCGTTCGCTTCCACGCCGGAACTCTGCCCATTGAGCTCTTTCGCAAGGAAACGGAAGCCTACCGGGTCAACCTGACCCAGGAGCCGCCGCGCATCTTCGTCGTGCTGCGCAAGGCCCATGAACCCGAAGAGGCCGAGCAGGAGCTCTACCCGATCCTCGCGACGGCTTCGCCCTATGAGGCCCAGGACTATCTGGACAGCGGCGAGGAGATCGTCGAGGGCGTCGCCATGCCGACGGCGCTGATCGCCTTCGTCAGCCAGTTCGTCGGCGAGTTCCACGTCGACGAGCCCTTCTATAAGCGCAAGCGCAAGCGCTACGACCCGGACAAGGTCGGCTTCGGGCGCAAGGGGCCGGCCAGCAACGGCGGCGGGTCGCACCACTAG
- a CDS encoding DUF3306 domain-containing protein, whose amino-acid sequence MAEKEEKGFLNRWSARKQARRLDEPLPPEPGEESPARAPELSEEEAAARQKEIDDYVASLPEPESLSYDSDFTAFFKEGVPEVLKRRAMRVLWRSNPVLANLDGLIDYGEDFTDKATVVPNLKTLYRVGKGMFTDEDLIKEERRRAGLPPEEPLEAQETAQSGKTTDESPEETAEFPTEAGSDPAVSEAATADSGLVDEAEAQPSETPAPERVGEPGDKAASPRPHARSANLPVGKKRPALARRWGPPGDPSS is encoded by the coding sequence ATGGCTGAGAAGGAAGAAAAGGGTTTCTTGAACCGCTGGTCGGCGCGAAAACAGGCGCGCCGCCTGGACGAACCCTTGCCGCCCGAACCCGGTGAGGAGAGCCCGGCGAGGGCTCCCGAACTCTCAGAGGAAGAGGCGGCGGCCCGCCAGAAGGAGATCGACGACTACGTCGCGTCCCTGCCGGAGCCTGAGAGCCTCAGTTACGACTCCGACTTCACGGCTTTCTTCAAGGAAGGCGTGCCGGAGGTCTTGAAGCGCCGCGCGATGCGCGTGCTGTGGCGCTCCAACCCGGTGCTGGCGAACCTCGACGGCTTGATCGACTACGGCGAGGATTTCACGGACAAGGCCACCGTGGTGCCGAACCTCAAGACGCTCTATCGGGTGGGCAAGGGCATGTTCACCGACGAAGACCTGATCAAGGAAGAACGCCGCCGCGCTGGCCTGCCTCCTGAGGAACCCCTGGAGGCCCAGGAAACCGCGCAAAGCGGCAAAACCACCGACGAGTCCCCCGAAGAAACGGCAGAATTCCCAACTGAAGCCGGGTCCGATCCAGCGGTTTCAGAGGCCGCGACAGCCGATTCCGGCCTTGTGGACGAAGCTGAAGCGCAGCCCTCCGAAACCCCGGCGCCGGAGCGCGTCGGAGAGCCGGGAGACAAGGCAGCCAGCCCGCGCCCCCACGCGCGGTCCGCAAACCTCCCTGTGGGTAAAAAGCGCCCGGCCCTGGCACGCCGCTGGGGACCGCCCGGCGACCCTTCCTCCTGA
- a CDS encoding molecular chaperone TorD family protein, whose translation MAELDHAIDIADEDQLRANCYALIGRLLACAPDADTLAMVGRLSGDDSEIGQAISALSSAARNATPQKLEQEHFELFIGVGQGELTPYGSYYLTGFLNEKPLANLRADMGRLGIARVEGVREPEDHIAALCEMMAGLITGAFAAPGDIETQREFFEKHLAPWAPRFFEDLQAARAAAFYMPVGRIGQVFMDIEKQAFEMAA comes from the coding sequence TTGGCCGAATTGGATCACGCCATCGACATTGCGGACGAAGACCAACTGCGAGCCAACTGCTACGCCCTCATAGGGCGGCTCTTGGCTTGTGCGCCGGACGCCGACACGTTGGCGATGGTCGGGCGTCTTTCCGGCGACGACTCCGAAATCGGCCAGGCCATTTCCGCCCTTTCCAGCGCGGCGCGCAACGCCACCCCGCAAAAGCTTGAGCAGGAGCACTTCGAGCTCTTCATCGGTGTGGGTCAGGGTGAGCTGACGCCTTACGGTTCCTACTATCTGACCGGTTTCCTCAATGAAAAGCCTCTCGCCAACCTGCGCGCCGACATGGGTCGTCTGGGCATTGCGCGGGTCGAGGGCGTGCGCGAACCGGAAGACCACATCGCGGCTCTCTGCGAGATGATGGCCGGCCTGATCACCGGCGCCTTCGCGGCGCCCGGCGACATAGAGACACAACGCGAATTCTTCGAAAAACACCTGGCGCCCTGGGCGCCCCGCTTCTTTGAGGATCTGCAAGCAGCGCGCGCTGCGGCTTTCTACATGCCGGTCGGGCGCATTGGGCAGGTCTTCATGGATATTGAGAAACAAGCCTTCGAAATGGCGGCCTAG
- a CDS encoding formate dehydrogenase, with amino-acid sequence MSKEKATEMGRRDFFRKATLGAGVAGVAAAGLAKGAAAGEPVKQQASGSGYRETDHVKKYYELARF; translated from the coding sequence ATGAGCAAAGAAAAAGCCACAGAGATGGGCCGGCGGGACTTCTTCCGCAAAGCCACTCTCGGCGCCGGCGTCGCCGGCGTTGCGGCGGCGGGTCTCGCGAAAGGGGCCGCGGCAGGCGAACCGGTGAAGCAACAGGCTTCCGGCTCGGGCTACCGCGAAACCGATCACGTCAAGAAGTACTACGAA